Proteins from one Gibbsiella quercinecans genomic window:
- the eco gene encoding serine protease inhibitor ecotin codes for MKTISLVITGLLMAACAGANAAATAGAGQPSLESVAPYPPAEQGMSRQVIFLPPLEHEENMKVELLIGKTLHVDCNRHFMGGNLERKTLEGWGYDYLVLEKLSPPASTRMACPDSSKQTQFVAANLGEAAMQRYNSRLPIVVYVPQDVDVKYRLWQANDAVVNAVRQ; via the coding sequence ATGAAAACGATTTCTCTGGTTATCACCGGCCTGCTGATGGCTGCTTGTGCAGGGGCGAATGCGGCCGCCACGGCTGGCGCAGGCCAACCGTCACTGGAAAGTGTTGCTCCCTATCCGCCAGCGGAACAGGGCATGAGCCGCCAGGTGATCTTCTTGCCGCCGCTGGAGCACGAAGAGAACATGAAAGTGGAATTGCTGATCGGTAAAACGTTGCACGTGGATTGCAACCGCCATTTCATGGGGGGCAATCTTGAGCGCAAAACGCTGGAAGGATGGGGCTACGATTATCTGGTGCTGGAAAAACTCTCGCCGCCGGCATCCACTCGAATGGCCTGCCCGGATAGCAGCAAACAAACGCAGTTTGTCGCCGCAAACCTGGGTGAAGCCGCGATGCAACGCTACAACAGCCGCCTGCCTATCGTGGTTTATGTGCCGCAAGATGTGGACGTGAAATACCGCCTGTGGCAGGCCAACGACGCGGTGGTAAACGCGGTGCGTCAATAA
- the ybjG gene encoding undecaprenyl-diphosphate phosphatase, translating to MEQLNHVLFIAIDATPASPKWLIEFALFLARDMIAIVPLLIVGLWLWGPKDRLVSQREVVSKTTIALLFAMATATAIGMLLPYERPFVPGFGYTFLAHAPDSSFPSNHGTAIFTFALAFLCWHRVWSGILLMAIGVGIAWARVYLGVHWPLDMVGAFLLGIVGCLFAQLVWNLYGDAIASTLGRLYHALFALPIRKGWVKE from the coding sequence ATGGAACAACTGAATCACGTGCTTTTCATCGCGATCGATGCCACCCCGGCATCCCCCAAATGGCTGATTGAATTCGCCCTGTTCCTGGCCCGCGATATGATTGCCATCGTACCGCTGCTGATCGTGGGGCTTTGGCTATGGGGCCCGAAGGATCGCCTGGTATCACAGCGTGAAGTGGTCAGCAAAACCACCATCGCCCTGCTGTTTGCCATGGCCACCGCCACGGCGATCGGCATGCTCTTGCCTTATGAAAGGCCGTTTGTCCCCGGTTTTGGCTATACATTCCTCGCTCATGCGCCGGATAGTTCATTTCCCAGCAACCACGGCACGGCCATCTTCACCTTTGCGCTGGCCTTCCTGTGCTGGCATCGGGTGTGGTCCGGCATTCTCCTGATGGCGATCGGCGTGGGCATCGCCTGGGCGCGGGTGTACCTTGGCGTGCACTGGCCGCTGGACATGGTGGGTGCGTTCTTGCTGGGCATCGTCGGCTGCCTGTTCGCCCAGTTGGTCTGGAACCTGTACGGCGATGCCATCGCCAGTACGCTTGGCCGCCTGTATCACGCCCTGTTCGCCTTGCCGATTCGCAAAGGCTGGGTAAAAGAATAA
- the deoC gene encoding deoxyribose-phosphate aldolase, translating into MTTEHIDYARYIDHTLLAMDATETQIARLCEEAQQHHFYAVCVNSGYVPLAAQLLQESDVKICSVIGFPLGAGLTIAKAFEAKAAIAAGAQEIDMVINVGWLKSGLLDAVKADIAAVREVCDAIPLKVILETCLLSDEQIVQLCEICRALDVAFVKTSTGFSTGGARAEHVALMRATVGEQMGVKASGAVRDRATAEKMIQAGATRIGTSSGVAIIAGEKAANGSY; encoded by the coding sequence ATGACGACCGAACACATTGATTATGCGCGCTATATCGATCACACCTTGCTCGCCATGGACGCCACGGAAACGCAGATCGCCAGGCTGTGTGAAGAAGCCCAACAGCACCATTTTTATGCAGTCTGCGTGAATTCGGGCTATGTCCCGCTGGCGGCGCAATTGCTGCAGGAAAGCGACGTGAAAATCTGTTCGGTTATTGGCTTCCCGCTGGGCGCCGGCCTGACCATTGCCAAAGCGTTTGAGGCCAAAGCCGCTATTGCCGCCGGCGCGCAAGAGATTGATATGGTCATCAACGTCGGCTGGCTGAAAAGCGGCCTGCTAGATGCAGTGAAGGCAGACATCGCGGCGGTACGCGAAGTTTGTGACGCAATCCCACTGAAGGTGATCCTGGAAACCTGCCTGCTCAGCGATGAACAAATCGTTCAGCTGTGCGAAATCTGCCGTGCGCTTGACGTCGCCTTTGTGAAAACTTCCACCGGCTTCAGCACCGGCGGCGCCCGGGCCGAACACGTTGCCCTGATGCGCGCCACCGTCGGCGAGCAAATGGGCGTGAAAGCCTCTGGCGCCGTGCGCGATCGCGCGACTGCCGAGAAAATGATCCAGGCCGGCGCCACCCGTATCGGCACCAGCTCCGGCGTTGCCATTATCGCCGGTGAAAAAGCCGCCAACGGCAGCTACTGA
- the deoR gene encoding DNA-binding transcriptional repressor DeoR: METRRAERIKQLSLALKNADKLHVKQAAALLGVSEMTVRRDLSAGHATVTLLGGYVVADLRHGAATRYSLTDQQTQRLPEKRRIGALAAALINSNDTVFFDCGTTTPAIIDAIDDSLPFTAICHALNTFLALQSKPNCRVILCGGSFNPANAIFSGLGQHSELDHICPTLAFISAAGLSLQHGATCFNFDELAMKHRAIRMAQQKILVADHSKFGVEKAAVIAPLLQFEQVITDRPPNAEFSDFFTAHGIALHC; this comes from the coding sequence ATGGAAACCCGGCGCGCAGAACGTATCAAGCAACTAAGCCTGGCCCTGAAAAACGCGGACAAGCTCCATGTGAAACAGGCCGCCGCCCTCTTGGGCGTTTCGGAAATGACGGTGCGCCGCGATCTTAGCGCCGGTCATGCCACCGTCACACTGCTGGGCGGGTATGTAGTGGCCGATTTACGCCACGGCGCCGCCACGCGCTATTCGCTTACCGATCAGCAAACCCAGCGGCTGCCGGAAAAACGCCGCATCGGTGCGCTGGCCGCTGCCCTGATTAACAGTAACGATACGGTTTTTTTCGACTGCGGCACCACCACGCCAGCCATCATTGATGCGATTGACGACAGTCTGCCTTTTACCGCCATATGCCATGCGCTAAACACCTTCCTGGCACTGCAGAGCAAGCCCAACTGCCGCGTGATCCTGTGCGGCGGTAGTTTTAATCCCGCCAATGCCATCTTCAGCGGTCTTGGCCAGCATAGCGAGCTGGATCATATCTGCCCGACGCTCGCTTTCATTTCCGCCGCTGGCCTAAGCCTGCAACATGGCGCCACCTGTTTTAACTTCGACGAATTGGCTATGAAGCACCGAGCCATACGCATGGCGCAGCAGAAGATCCTGGTGGCCGATCACAGCAAATTCGGCGTAGAAAAGGCCGCCGTCATCGCCCCATTGCTCCAGTTTGAGCAGGTGATTACCGATCGCCCGCCGAACGCGGAATTTAGCGATTTCTTCACCGCACACGGCATAGCGCTCCATTGCTAA
- a CDS encoding HAAAP family serine/threonine permease — MDTIQTGTIASTAVESSSTWRKTDTMWMLGLYGTAIGAGVLFLPINAGIGGLIPLVIMAIIAFPMTFFAHRGLCRFVLSGKNPGEDITEVVEEHFGISAGKLITLLYFFAIYPILLVYSVAITNTVDSFMTHQLGMTAPPRAILSLILITGLMTIVRFGEQAIVKTMSILVFPFVGALMLLAMYLIPNWSSAIFTDAMLPTSGNAMGHGLMMTLWLAIPVMVFSFNHSPIISAFAVAKRGEYGPAAEKKCTRILAYAHIMMVLTVMFFVFSCVLSLSPAELAEAKAQNISILSYLANHFHNPMIEYIAPVIAFVAITKSFLGHYLGAREGFNGMIAKSMKSRGKTISTHRLNRITAVFMLVTTWAVATLNPSILGMIETLGGPIIAMLLFLMPMYAIRKVPAMRKYSGHISNAFVVAIGLIAMSAILYSLFS, encoded by the coding sequence ATGGACACCATACAGACTGGCACGATTGCCTCTACAGCCGTGGAATCCAGCAGTACCTGGCGCAAAACAGACACCATGTGGATGTTAGGCCTGTACGGCACCGCGATCGGCGCCGGCGTGCTGTTTCTCCCGATCAATGCCGGAATTGGCGGCCTAATCCCATTGGTTATTATGGCGATCATTGCTTTCCCAATGACCTTTTTCGCCCACCGCGGGCTGTGCCGCTTTGTGCTTTCGGGTAAGAACCCCGGTGAAGACATCACCGAAGTGGTGGAAGAGCACTTTGGCATCAGCGCCGGTAAGCTGATTACCCTGCTCTACTTCTTTGCGATCTACCCCATTCTGCTGGTCTACAGCGTTGCCATTACCAACACCGTCGACAGCTTTATGACCCACCAGTTGGGCATGACGGCACCGCCGCGCGCCATCCTGTCACTGATCCTGATCACCGGCCTGATGACCATCGTGCGCTTTGGCGAACAGGCGATTGTGAAGACCATGAGCATCCTGGTGTTCCCGTTTGTCGGCGCACTGATGCTGCTGGCGATGTATTTGATCCCTAACTGGAGCAGCGCCATTTTTACCGATGCCATGCTGCCCACCAGCGGCAACGCGATGGGCCACGGCCTGATGATGACCCTGTGGTTGGCGATCCCGGTGATGGTGTTTTCCTTCAACCACTCACCGATCATTTCCGCCTTTGCGGTGGCAAAACGTGGCGAATACGGCCCGGCGGCAGAAAAAAAATGCACGCGGATTCTGGCTTATGCGCACATCATGATGGTGCTGACCGTCATGTTCTTCGTTTTCAGTTGCGTACTGAGCCTGTCGCCGGCGGAGCTGGCCGAAGCCAAAGCGCAGAACATTTCCATTCTGTCTTACCTCGCCAACCACTTTCATAACCCGATGATTGAATACATCGCGCCGGTGATTGCCTTTGTGGCGATTACCAAATCCTTCCTGGGGCACTATCTGGGTGCGCGCGAAGGCTTTAACGGCATGATTGCCAAATCGATGAAAAGCCGCGGCAAGACCATCAGCACGCATCGGCTCAACCGCATTACTGCGGTGTTTATGCTGGTGACCACCTGGGCTGTCGCCACGTTGAACCCCAGCATTCTGGGCATGATTGAGACGCTGGGCGGCCCGATCATCGCCATGCTGCTGTTCCTGATGCCGATGTACGCGATCCGTAAAGTGCCGGCCATGCGCAAATACAGCGGGCATATCAGCAACGCTTTTGTGGTCGCCATCGGCTTGATTGCTATGTCGGCCATTCTGTATAGCCTGTTTAGCTAG